The following coding sequences lie in one Mus musculus strain C57BL/6J chromosome 11, GRCm38.p6 C57BL/6J genomic window:
- the Zfp879 gene encoding zinc finger protein 879 isoform 1 (isoform 1 is encoded by transcript variant 1) yields the protein MTTRLLPAQVQEPVTFRDVAVSFSQDEWLHLDPAQRTLYREVMLENYSNLVSLGILFSKPKVIAQLEQAEDFPMVESGMFQGVYLGWKSLFEPIVSKEENKKVLKNQRVDKFFNFILGKTCVNEEQLEEQPGNKKNPFSEMLLSVRRGCRQERGFPGVGLVRNPGIKLPFRRKPGVAAGGGKPHLQQYSVLFKQLGFNRARQLCKCNICGKVFFHSSSLSKHQRTHTGEKLYKCQGCRKAFSQRSSLAQHLRVHTGEKPYLCSDCGKAFSFTTSLIGHQRMHTGERPYECKECGKTFKGSSSLHNHQRIHTGEKPYKCNECGRAFSQCSSLIQHHRIHTGEKPYECSQCGKAFTSISRLSRHHRVHTGEKPFHCNVCGKVFSYHSALTIHQRTHTGEKPYACKECGKAFSQSSALTQHQRIHTGEKPYKCAECGKAFSWLSRLNIHHRIHTGEKPYHCKECGKAFSSHSAVNTHRKIHTGEKPYKCSDCEKAFNQSSALIQHQRIHTGEKPFNCKVCGKAFRQSSSLMTHMRIHTGERPYRCEACGKAFSQSSSLANHQKTHY from the exons ATGACCACGAGGTTGCTGCCAGCCCAGGTTCAG GAGCCTGTGACGTTCAGGGATGTGGCCGTGTCCTTCAGCCAGGATGAGTGGTTGCACCTGGACCCTGCTCAGAGAACCTTGTACCGAGAGGTGATGCTGGAGAACTACAGCAACCTGGTCTCGCTGG GGATCCTGTTTTCCAAGCCAAAGGTCATCGCTCAGTTAGAACAAGCAGAAGACTTCCCGATGGTGGAAAGTGGGATGTTTCAAGGTGTGTACCTCG GATGGAAGAGCTTGTTTGAGCCCATAGtttccaaagaagaaaataagaaagtcttgaaaaaccagagagTGGATAAATTTTTTAACTTCATATTGGGAAAAACGTGTGTAAATGAGGAACAGTTAGAGGAGCAACCAGGCAATAAGAAAAACCCTTTCAGCGAGATGCTGCTTTCTGTCAGAAGAGGCTGTAGACAAGAGCGAGGCTTTCCAGGGGTCGGACTCGTGAGAAATCCCGGCATAAAGCTCCCATTTCGTAGGAAACCTGGAGTTGCCGCCGGAGGGGGAAAGCCCCACTTACAGCAGTACTCAGTTCTGTTCAAACAACTGGGATTCAACCGAGCCCGCCAGCTTTGTAAATGCAACATCTGTGGGAAAGTCTTCTTCCACAGTTCCTCCCTGAGCAAGCATCAGAggactcacactggagagaagctcTACAAATGTCAGGGCTGTCGGAAAGCTTTCAGCCAACGCTCATCCCTGGCACAGCACCTGAGAGTCCATACTGGGGAAAAGCCGTACCTCTGTAGTGACTGTGGGAAGGCCTTCAGCTTCACCACCTCTCTCATTGGGCATCAGAGGATGCACACTGGAGAgagaccctatgaatgtaaggaaTGTGGCAAGACCTTCAAAGGCAGCTCCTCCCTTCATAATCACCAACGGATCCACACTGGAGAAAAGCCTTATAAGTGTAACGAGTGTGGGAGAGCCTTTAGCCAGTGCTCATCTCTGATTCAGCACCATAGGATTCACACTGGGGAGAAACCATATGAATGCAGCCAGTGTGGGAAGGCCTTTACATCAATATCACGGCTGAGCAGACACCACCGCGTCCATACCGGAGAGAAGCCCTTTCACTGTAATGTGTGTGGCAAAGTGTTCAGTTACCACTCGGCCTTGACCATCCATCAGAgaactcacactggagagaaaccatatgCATGCAaggaatgtgggaaagccttcagccAAAGCTCAGCACTTACCCAACATCAAAGAATCCACACTGGAGAAAAGCCGTACAAGTGTGCCGAATGCGGAAAGGCCTTTTCCTGGCTCTCACGGCTTAACATCCACCACAGGATCCACACGGGGGAGAAACCGTATCACTGTAaagagtgtgggaaagccttcagttCCCACTCTGCGGTCAATACGCACAGAAAGATCCACACTGgtgagaaaccttataaatgcagtgaCTGTGAAAAAGCCTTCAATCAAAGCTCGGCCCTTATTCAGCATCAGAGAATCCACACCGGAGAGAAGCCGTTTAACTGTAAAGTTTGTGGGAAAGCCTTCCGACAGAGTTCCTCGCTTATGACACATATGAGGATCCACACAGGAGAAAGGCCGTACAGATGCGAAGCTTGCGGGAAAGCGTTCAGTCAGAGCTCATCTCTTGCCAACCACCAGAAGACACATTACTGA
- the Zfp879 gene encoding zinc finger protein 879 isoform 2 (isoform 2 is encoded by transcript variant 2), with amino-acid sequence MVESGMFQGVYLGWKSLFEPIVSKEENKKVLKNQRVDKFFNFILGKTCVNEEQLEEQPGNKKNPFSEMLLSVRRGCRQERGFPGVGLVRNPGIKLPFRRKPGVAAGGGKPHLQQYSVLFKQLGFNRARQLCKCNICGKVFFHSSSLSKHQRTHTGEKLYKCQGCRKAFSQRSSLAQHLRVHTGEKPYLCSDCGKAFSFTTSLIGHQRMHTGERPYECKECGKTFKGSSSLHNHQRIHTGEKPYKCNECGRAFSQCSSLIQHHRIHTGEKPYECSQCGKAFTSISRLSRHHRVHTGEKPFHCNVCGKVFSYHSALTIHQRTHTGEKPYACKECGKAFSQSSALTQHQRIHTGEKPYKCAECGKAFSWLSRLNIHHRIHTGEKPYHCKECGKAFSSHSAVNTHRKIHTGEKPYKCSDCEKAFNQSSALIQHQRIHTGEKPFNCKVCGKAFRQSSSLMTHMRIHTGERPYRCEACGKAFSQSSSLANHQKTHY; translated from the exons ATGGTGGAAAGTGGGATGTTTCAAGGTGTGTACCTCG GATGGAAGAGCTTGTTTGAGCCCATAGtttccaaagaagaaaataagaaagtcttgaaaaaccagagagTGGATAAATTTTTTAACTTCATATTGGGAAAAACGTGTGTAAATGAGGAACAGTTAGAGGAGCAACCAGGCAATAAGAAAAACCCTTTCAGCGAGATGCTGCTTTCTGTCAGAAGAGGCTGTAGACAAGAGCGAGGCTTTCCAGGGGTCGGACTCGTGAGAAATCCCGGCATAAAGCTCCCATTTCGTAGGAAACCTGGAGTTGCCGCCGGAGGGGGAAAGCCCCACTTACAGCAGTACTCAGTTCTGTTCAAACAACTGGGATTCAACCGAGCCCGCCAGCTTTGTAAATGCAACATCTGTGGGAAAGTCTTCTTCCACAGTTCCTCCCTGAGCAAGCATCAGAggactcacactggagagaagctcTACAAATGTCAGGGCTGTCGGAAAGCTTTCAGCCAACGCTCATCCCTGGCACAGCACCTGAGAGTCCATACTGGGGAAAAGCCGTACCTCTGTAGTGACTGTGGGAAGGCCTTCAGCTTCACCACCTCTCTCATTGGGCATCAGAGGATGCACACTGGAGAgagaccctatgaatgtaaggaaTGTGGCAAGACCTTCAAAGGCAGCTCCTCCCTTCATAATCACCAACGGATCCACACTGGAGAAAAGCCTTATAAGTGTAACGAGTGTGGGAGAGCCTTTAGCCAGTGCTCATCTCTGATTCAGCACCATAGGATTCACACTGGGGAGAAACCATATGAATGCAGCCAGTGTGGGAAGGCCTTTACATCAATATCACGGCTGAGCAGACACCACCGCGTCCATACCGGAGAGAAGCCCTTTCACTGTAATGTGTGTGGCAAAGTGTTCAGTTACCACTCGGCCTTGACCATCCATCAGAgaactcacactggagagaaaccatatgCATGCAaggaatgtgggaaagccttcagccAAAGCTCAGCACTTACCCAACATCAAAGAATCCACACTGGAGAAAAGCCGTACAAGTGTGCCGAATGCGGAAAGGCCTTTTCCTGGCTCTCACGGCTTAACATCCACCACAGGATCCACACGGGGGAGAAACCGTATCACTGTAaagagtgtgggaaagccttcagttCCCACTCTGCGGTCAATACGCACAGAAAGATCCACACTGgtgagaaaccttataaatgcagtgaCTGTGAAAAAGCCTTCAATCAAAGCTCGGCCCTTATTCAGCATCAGAGAATCCACACCGGAGAGAAGCCGTTTAACTGTAAAGTTTGTGGGAAAGCCTTCCGACAGAGTTCCTCGCTTATGACACATATGAGGATCCACACAGGAGAAAGGCCGTACAGATGCGAAGCTTGCGGGAAAGCGTTCAGTCAGAGCTCATCTCTTGCCAACCACCAGAAGACACATTACTGA
- the Zfp879 gene encoding zinc finger protein 879 isoform X1 has product MTTRLLPAQVQEPVTFRDVAVSFSQDEWLHLDPAQRTLYREVMLENYSNLVSLGILFSKPKVIAQLEQAEDFPMVESGMFQGWKSLFEPIVSKEENKKVLKNQRVDKFFNFILGKTCVNEEQLEEQPGNKKNPFSEMLLSVRRGCRQERGFPGVGLVRNPGIKLPFRRKPGVAAGGGKPHLQQYSVLFKQLGFNRARQLCKCNICGKVFFHSSSLSKHQRTHTGEKLYKCQGCRKAFSQRSSLAQHLRVHTGEKPYLCSDCGKAFSFTTSLIGHQRMHTGERPYECKECGKTFKGSSSLHNHQRIHTGEKPYKCNECGRAFSQCSSLIQHHRIHTGEKPYECSQCGKAFTSISRLSRHHRVHTGEKPFHCNVCGKVFSYHSALTIHQRTHTGEKPYACKECGKAFSQSSALTQHQRIHTGEKPYKCAECGKAFSWLSRLNIHHRIHTGEKPYHCKECGKAFSSHSAVNTHRKIHTGEKPYKCSDCEKAFNQSSALIQHQRIHTGEKPFNCKVCGKAFRQSSSLMTHMRIHTGERPYRCEACGKAFSQSSSLANHQKTHY; this is encoded by the exons ATGACCACGAGGTTGCTGCCAGCCCAGGTTCAG GAGCCTGTGACGTTCAGGGATGTGGCCGTGTCCTTCAGCCAGGATGAGTGGTTGCACCTGGACCCTGCTCAGAGAACCTTGTACCGAGAGGTGATGCTGGAGAACTACAGCAACCTGGTCTCGCTGG GGATCCTGTTTTCCAAGCCAAAGGTCATCGCTCAGTTAGAACAAGCAGAAGACTTCCCGATGGTGGAAAGTGGGATGTTTCAAG GATGGAAGAGCTTGTTTGAGCCCATAGtttccaaagaagaaaataagaaagtcttgaaaaaccagagagTGGATAAATTTTTTAACTTCATATTGGGAAAAACGTGTGTAAATGAGGAACAGTTAGAGGAGCAACCAGGCAATAAGAAAAACCCTTTCAGCGAGATGCTGCTTTCTGTCAGAAGAGGCTGTAGACAAGAGCGAGGCTTTCCAGGGGTCGGACTCGTGAGAAATCCCGGCATAAAGCTCCCATTTCGTAGGAAACCTGGAGTTGCCGCCGGAGGGGGAAAGCCCCACTTACAGCAGTACTCAGTTCTGTTCAAACAACTGGGATTCAACCGAGCCCGCCAGCTTTGTAAATGCAACATCTGTGGGAAAGTCTTCTTCCACAGTTCCTCCCTGAGCAAGCATCAGAggactcacactggagagaagctcTACAAATGTCAGGGCTGTCGGAAAGCTTTCAGCCAACGCTCATCCCTGGCACAGCACCTGAGAGTCCATACTGGGGAAAAGCCGTACCTCTGTAGTGACTGTGGGAAGGCCTTCAGCTTCACCACCTCTCTCATTGGGCATCAGAGGATGCACACTGGAGAgagaccctatgaatgtaaggaaTGTGGCAAGACCTTCAAAGGCAGCTCCTCCCTTCATAATCACCAACGGATCCACACTGGAGAAAAGCCTTATAAGTGTAACGAGTGTGGGAGAGCCTTTAGCCAGTGCTCATCTCTGATTCAGCACCATAGGATTCACACTGGGGAGAAACCATATGAATGCAGCCAGTGTGGGAAGGCCTTTACATCAATATCACGGCTGAGCAGACACCACCGCGTCCATACCGGAGAGAAGCCCTTTCACTGTAATGTGTGTGGCAAAGTGTTCAGTTACCACTCGGCCTTGACCATCCATCAGAgaactcacactggagagaaaccatatgCATGCAaggaatgtgggaaagccttcagccAAAGCTCAGCACTTACCCAACATCAAAGAATCCACACTGGAGAAAAGCCGTACAAGTGTGCCGAATGCGGAAAGGCCTTTTCCTGGCTCTCACGGCTTAACATCCACCACAGGATCCACACGGGGGAGAAACCGTATCACTGTAaagagtgtgggaaagccttcagttCCCACTCTGCGGTCAATACGCACAGAAAGATCCACACTGgtgagaaaccttataaatgcagtgaCTGTGAAAAAGCCTTCAATCAAAGCTCGGCCCTTATTCAGCATCAGAGAATCCACACCGGAGAGAAGCCGTTTAACTGTAAAGTTTGTGGGAAAGCCTTCCGACAGAGTTCCTCGCTTATGACACATATGAGGATCCACACAGGAGAAAGGCCGTACAGATGCGAAGCTTGCGGGAAAGCGTTCAGTCAGAGCTCATCTCTTGCCAACCACCAGAAGACACATTACTGA